A section of the Pristiophorus japonicus isolate sPriJap1 chromosome 4, sPriJap1.hap1, whole genome shotgun sequence genome encodes:
- the LOC139263349 gene encoding uncharacterized protein produces MHPLTPLEMRVAGMIGAGSRRSTTLAQAVPSYPREYVAHASMNEGQSLTVAPEPVDDEQDLSQHDEDEDEDEDEEEEANRGEQEDAVINESVTLNLEEVPEDRHVPSPFVDATLEATFCGYPASDVAASPMIPTPRVRVTRGRRPQHCCPEMHDTPEVVEPMGMSGERIELTRSLIETMGEMRGEIAGLSAEVAGLPGGIEATVGGD; encoded by the exons ATGCACCCTCTTACACCATTAGAAATGAGGGtcgctggtatgattggtgctggctccAGAAGATCGACCACCCTTGCACAAGCTGTGCCCAGCTACCCGAGAGagt atgttgcacacgCATCGATGAATGAAGGACAATCTCTCACCGTGGCACCAGAACCAGTGGATGATGAGCAAGATCTTTCACAGcacgatgaggacgaggatgaggatgaggacgaggaggaggaggcgaaTCGAGGGGAGCAGGAAGATGCTGTTATTAATGAATCGGTGACATtgaatttggaggaggtgccgGAGGACAGGCATGTACCAAGCCCTTTCGTGGACGCTACGCTGGAAGCGACATTTTGTGGTTATCCAGCCTCCGATGTCGCTGCGAGTCCCATGATTCCCACACCGAGGGTACGGGTGACGAGGGGAAGGAGACCTCAACACTGCTGTCCTGAAATGCATGACACACCGGAGGTGGTAGAgcccatgggaatgagtggggagagaatTGAACTAACCAGATCGCTCATTGAGACCATGGGTGAGATGAGGGGAGAAATAGCGGGACTGTCGGCAGAAGTAGCAGGACTGCCAGGAGGAATAGAAGCAACTGTCGGGGGAGATTAG